A single Anopheles funestus chromosome 2RL, idAnoFuneDA-416_04, whole genome shotgun sequence DNA region contains:
- the LOC125775102 gene encoding cilia- and flagella-associated protein 36, producing MADDNSWVFDSLVCFLHGPVWNAPLQTFIEDKSIIFDPNLQPDENNPEFRKVHDEYKNLVDYMLGSFMEEMQITPEQFEFACLEGRHVASLGAPRAASAGTSGDDRADQSGANTFSFHQGLFQQIWAANDIRIFIRMMVQRNVELQLQALDLIERRSQSMSKRDESSDADALPELQLNLDQAQTDPPEEVEIERDILKSVENELNPPEPNSSEGVLPDRQTVLENTLDGELSAGEKDKFQRLNLFFDQEKINNEDMKARQDYLRSQRDKILTIKKQARARQLNETIRKAERPTSAQVAQKFLDGETESVSVEPPEGSLQLRKMLAQRLRNEVAIDKE from the exons ATGGCGGATGATAATTCGTGGGTGTTTGATTCGTTGGTGTGCTTTTTGCACGGTCCCGTATGGAATGCTCCATTGCAAACATTTATCGAAGATAAATCGATTA TTTTCGATCCTAACCTGCAGCCAGACGAAAACAATCCCGAATTTCGCAAGGTGCACGATGAGTACAAGAATCTGGTCGATTATATGCTCGGTTCGTTCATGGAGGAAATGCAAATAACGCCAGAACAGTTCGAGTTTGCCTGCCTGGAAGGACGCCATGTGGCTAGCCTTGGTGCACCACGTGCCGCATCCGCCGGTACATCCGGTGATGACCGTGCCGATCAATCCGGTGCCAACACGTTTTCGTTTCATCAGGGTTTGTTTCAGCAAATATGGGCCGCAAATGATATCCGCATCTTCATACGCATGATGGTGCAGCGTAACGTGGAGCTTCAGCTACAAGCGTTAGATTTGATTGAGCGACGCTCTCAGAGCATGTCTAAGCGTGATGAAAGCTCGGACGCTGATGCACTGCCGGAATTGCAGCTGAATTTGGATCAAGCACAAACCGATCCGCCGGAGGAGGTTGAAATCGAGCGGGATATTTTGAAATCGGTCGAAAACGAGCTCAATCCACCGGAACCGAATTCAAGCGAAGGAGTTCTGCCGGATAGACAAACTGTTTTAGAGAACACGTTGGACGGAGAGCTATCGGCTGGAGAGAAAGATAAGTTTCAGCGCCTAAATTTGTTCTTCGACCAGGAGAAG ATCAATAACGAAGACATGAAAGCGCGTCAAGATTATTTACGCTCGCAGCGGGACAAAATTTTGACCATAAAAAAGCAGGCCCGCGCACGTCAGCTGAATGAAACGATTCGCAAAGCCGAACGACCAACTTCGGCACAGGTGGCACAAAAGTTTTTGGATGGTGAAACCGAATCGGTATCGGTTGAACCACCGGAAGGATCGCTTCAGTTGCGAAAGATGCTTGCCCAGCGACTCCGAAACGAGGTGGCTATCGATAAGGAGTGA
- the LOC125775097 gene encoding serine/threonine-protein phosphatase 4 regulatory subunit 3, whose amino-acid sequence MTTDTRRRVKLYALNADRQWDDRGTGHVTSSYVDRVKGVSLLVHAENDGSMLLESKIHPDTTYHKQQDTLIVWSEGDNFDLALSFQEKAGCDEIWEKICQVQGKDPSVEITQESVEESEDERFEDMSDSAPPIELPPCELSRLEDISEVIASALTSAIRKDKLAQAIESENYIKKLLSLFRVCEDLDNQEGLHYLYEIFKNIFLLNKNSLFEIMFAEDTIFDVVGCLEYDPSGNPPKNHRQYLRKLVKFREAIPIRNTDLLAKIHQTFRVQYIQDIVLPTPSVFEDNMLNTLSSFIFFNKVEIVTLIQEDDKFLDDLFALLTDSQTPDSKRRDSILFLKEFCNFAQYLQPQGKETFFKTLISLGVLPALEITLAINEKRTKAASIDILSTIVEYSPSVVRDYTLQQYNNSDSDEDQTLINIAIEQLLSDSEPEVGGAVQLITVLRILLDPENMLSSANKSEKSDFLNFFYKHSIQTLIAPLLRHTQSDKPTNEDYHVVQLLSVVLDILSFCVEHHTYHIKNCIINKDLLRKVLVLMNSAHTFLVLGALRFLRKIISLKDEFYNRHIVKGNLFAPIVEAFIRNDSRYNLLESAILELFEFIRLEDIKSLYTYFVESFGKFFEDVQYVQTFKTLKGKYDQQQDRLKEKEKGNLESVPSILRNSNRYRRDQRQMDEDEEIWFNEEEDYAESAGKSGTPELESTIGKMFEKKAMETASNLNGPKYGSGAVSTAQSHQLSSQMHGGVTATATSADDVAATSHLLNINNGTEGNDESGSSVASSATHLQSTSLDPNCLSHAVAQAAAVAAAAAAAAVANNNGLQSTSAVSVEHVSSLGEVNHDHLHHKEHCGLGGGDGTNSANLTPADESALDDANSLVVSALGENDLSSVYQLQSASTVSSSVVGDGESNPVAIAPNHSSSACETTTSSTLSSIPVTETCSSFNDATAAPDCGSSAVNVESSDLDNSTIAVDCSSSLEGVESLGGSVEETTSKRLSDPAHGTDTDISAGVSMTTLVEGENDADAEQQRNSGHAGADKTREKSNDATSDEANDAEMVNMPSSVLATPILDSAPAVEQPTVGTADSSFQANLSSASSTNTTMASGLKKGLVDYEGDSDEEDDDDDSSSPAQKRARIA is encoded by the exons ATGACAACCGACACGAGAAGGCGCGTTAAGCTATACGCGCTGAATGCAGATCGCCAGTGGGATGATCGAGGAACGGGCCATGTCACATCCAGCTATGTCGATCGCGTCAAAG GTGTGTCACTCCTCGTGCATGCAGAGAACGATGGATCCATGCTGTTAGAAAGCAAGATCCATCCGGACACAACATATCACAAACAACAGGACACACTCATCGTCTGGAGCGAGGGTGATAATTTTGATTTGGCACTCAGCTTCCAAGAAAAGGCGGGATGCGACGAAATATGGGAGAAAATTTGTCAG GTGCAAGGGAAAGATCCTTCCGTAGAAATCACGCAAGAATCGGTCGAAGAATCGGAAGACGAGCGGTTCGAGGATATGTCCGATTCGGCACCACCGATAGAACTTCCACCTTGCGAGCTCAGTCGGCTGGAGGACATTTCGGAGGTAATCGCCAGCGCACTGACTTCGGCAATCCGAAAGGATAAGTTGGCCCAGGCAATCGAATCGGAAAACTACATCAAAAAGTTGCTCAGTTTGTTTCGCGTTTGCGAAGACTTGGACAACCAGGAAGGATTGCACTATTTGTACGAGATCTTCAAGAACATCTTCCTGCTGAATAAAAATAGTCTGTTTGAGATTATGTTCGCCGAGGATACGATATTTGATGTGGTTGGATGTCTCGAGTACGATCCGTCCGGCAATCCACCGAAGAATCATCGTCAGTATCTGCGCAAATTGGTAAAATTTCGCGAAGCAATACCGATTCGCAACACAGATCTGCTGGCAAAGATACACCAGACGTTCCGGGTACAGTACATACAGGATATCGTACTGCCGACGCCGTCCGTCTTTGAGGACAACATGTTGAACACGTTATCATCGTTCATCTTCTTCAACAAGGTGGAAATTGTGACACTCATCCAAGAGGACGACAAATTTCTGGACGATTTGTTCGCGCTGCTGACGGATTCACAAACGCCCGATTCGAAACGGCGCGATAGTATTCTCTTTCTGAAGGAGTTTTGTAACTTTGCGCAGTACTTGCAGCCCCAGGGCAAGGAAACGTTTTTTAAGACCCTCATCAGCCTCGGTGTACTTCCGGCGCTCGAAATAACGCTGGCCATTAacgaaaagcgaacaaaagcCGCATCAATCGATATCCTTTCAACGATAGTTGAATATTCGCCGTCCGTTGTGCGGGACTACACACTGCAACAGTACAATAATTCCGATTCCGACGAG GACCAAACGTTGATCAACATTGCGATTGAGCAGTTGCTTTCCGACTCGGAACCGGAGGTGGGTGGTGCTGTACAGTTGATTACCGTGTTGCGAATTCTGCTAGATCCAGAAAACATGCTAAGTTCGGCAAACAAGTCCGAAAAGTCGGATTTTCTTAACTTCTTCTACAAGCACAGTATACAGACGTTAATTG CTCCACTCTTGCGACACACGCAATCGGATAAGCCGACTAACGAGGACTACCATGTGGTTCAGCTGCTAAGCGTGGTGTTGGACATTCTGTCGTTTTGTGTAGAACATCACACCTACCACATCAAAAACTGTATCATCAATAAGGATCTATTGCGGAAGGTTTTGGTACTGATGAACAGCGCGCACACGTTCCTCGTTCTGGGAGCACTCAGATTTCTTcgcaaaataatttcattaaagGACGAATTTTACAACAG GCATATTGTGAAGGGGAATTTATTCGCTCCGATTGTGGAGGCGTTTATTCGCAACGACAGTCGTTACAATCTGCTGGAGTCAGCTATTTTGGAACTGTTCGAGTTCATTCGACTAGAAGACATTAAGTCGCTGTATACGTACTTTGTGGAAAGCTTTGGCAAGTTCTTCGAGGACGTACAGTACGTTCAAACGTTTAAAACATTGAAGGGCAAATACGATCAGCAGCAGGACCGActgaaagaaaaggaaaaaggaaatttggAAAG TGTTCCATCCATTTTACGAAACAGTAACCGTTATCGAAGGGACCAGCGACAGATGGACGAGGACGAGGAAATATGGTTCAATGAAGAGGAAGATTATGCTGAAAGTGCAGGTAAATCGGGGACACCGGAGCTAGAGTCTACGATCG GGAAAATGTTCGAAAAAAAGGCTATGGAAACAGCTAGTAACCTGAACGGTCCAAAGTACGGCAGTGGCGCAGTCTCAACGGCACAATCGCATCAGCTATCGTCACAGATGCATGGAGGTGTGACGGCCACTGCAACGTCAGCCGATGATGTGGCAGCCACTTCGCACCTGCTAAACATTAACAATGGTACCGAGGGCAACGATGAAAGCGGTAGCTCGGTAGCATCTTCGGCTACTCATCTGCAGTCTACATCGCTCGATCCAAACTGTCTTTCACATGCAGTGGCGCAGGCTGCAGCTGTTGCGGCTGCTGCCGCGGCTGCGGCAGTAGCAAACAATAATGGCCTTCAGTCGACGTCTGCGGTTTCGGTTGAGCATGTCAGTTCGCTAGGGGAAGTGAATCACGACCATCTGCACCATAAAGAGCATTGCGGGCTAGGGGGGGGAGATGGTACCAACAGTGCAAATCTGACGCCTGCTGACGAATCCGCGCTAGACGATGCCAACAGCCTGGTGGTGAGCGCGCTCGGTGAGAACGATCTTTCATCCGTGTATCAACTGCAATCAGCTTCTACTGTTTCGAGTTCGGTTGTTGGTGATGGAGAAAGCAATCCCGTCGCGATCGCGCCCAATCACAGCAGTAGTGCCTGTGAAACGACAACTTCCTCCACCTTGTCGTCCATTCCGGTCACCGAAACGTGTTCCTCCTTTAACGACGCCACGGCGGCGCCTGACTGTGGGTCGAGTGCTGTAAATGTTGAAAGTAGTGATCTCGATAATAGTACGATTGCTGTTGATTGCAGTAGTTCGCTAGAAGGTGTCGAATCTCTCggtggtagtgtagaggaaaCAACCTCCAAGCGATTGTCCGATCCGGCTCATGGTACTGACACTGACATTAGTGCTGGCGTGTCAATGACCACGTTGGTCGAAGGCGAAAATGATGCCGATGCAGAACAACAGCGAAACTCTGGGCATGCTGGTGCGGATAAAACGCGGGAAAAGTCGAACGATGCTACCAGCGACGAAGCAAATGACGCTGAAATGGTGAACATGCCTTCATCGGTGTTAGCTACTCCCATCTTGGACTCTGCACCTGCCGTAGAGCAACCGACAGTCGGCACGGCTGATTCATCGTTCCAGGCAAACCTGTCCTCCGCTTCTTCTACAAACACAACCATGGCCAGTGGTTTGAAAAAG GGTCTCGTTGATTACGAAGGTGATTCCGATGaagaggacgacgacgacgacagcaGTAGTCCGGCACAAAAGAGGGCGAGAATAGCATAG